A genomic window from Bacillus rossius redtenbacheri isolate Brsri chromosome 7, Brsri_v3, whole genome shotgun sequence includes:
- the LOC134533768 gene encoding uncharacterized protein LOC134533768 isoform X2 — protein MMEFVIVLIFCVVLVIAVMVIGSGMGKATSSQRQMDIINVAQNLYVLIRKGDLKKCDVTQTTAFLLNIAKSTVLKYYKKDIEEVSTPGKKRKKRPQEGKSLDTVDDFTVNAIRNAIYRMYAEGLNVTVDTILKEIRERQIDYYGGRSSLHKLLKKMGFSWTTVDGRKALIENENIVLQRIDFLRKYKEEKERGANFIFVDETWIFQRGTVSKSWQDKSLQSAKRRTVGDGKRFIVVNAGGRTGFVPGAGLLFVSGQKTADYHGEMNGETFLMWFEDMLVHLEEPSVIIMDNASYHSTQMGEVCGSRGEANSSRLGERSPHRQRHHSSTHHPPRQG, from the exons atgatggaatttgttatcgttttgatattttgtgtggttcttgtgattgctgtaatggtaattggttccgggatggggaaagctacttcttcgcagcgtcagatggacatcattaacgtcgctcagaacttatatgttttaattaggaaaggcgacttgaagaaatgtgacgttacgcagacgaccgcgtttcttctcaacatcgcaaagtcaactgttctcaa gtactacaagaaagacattgaagaagtttcaacaccaggaaaaaagaggaaaaaaaggccacaggaaggaaagtcacttgacacagtcgacgatttcacagtaaatgcaatcaggaatgcaatttacaggatgtacgctgaag gtttgaatgttacagtcgacaccattttgaaagaaatcagggaaagacaaatagattattatggtggaagatcaagtcttcataaattgttaaagaagatgggattttcatggacaactgttgatggacgaaaagctttgatagagaatgaaaacatagtattgcagcgaatagatttcttgagaaagtataaagaagaaaaagaaagaggtgccaatttcatatttgttgatgaaacatggattttccagagag gaactgtatcaaagtcatggcaggacaagagtctacaatctgcgaagagacgtactgttggagatggtaaaaggtttattgttgttaatgctggagggcgcactggctttgtgccaggagcaggattactttttgtttcaggtcagaagactgcagactaccatggcgagatgaatggggaaactttcttgatgtggtttgaagacatgttggtgcatcttgaggaacccagtgtcatcataatggacaatgcttcatatcacagcacccag atgggcgaggtgtgtggatcacgtggagaagctaattcaagcagactgggagagagaagtccacatagacagcggcaccattcctccactcatcatccacctcggcaaggatag
- the LOC134533768 gene encoding uncharacterized protein LOC134533768 isoform X1 — protein sequence MMEFVIVLIFCVVLVIAVMVIGSGMGKATSSQRQMDIINVAQNLYVLIRKGDLKKCDVTQTTAFLLNIAKSTVLKYYKKDIEEVSTPGKKRKKRPQEGKSLDTVDDFTVNAIRNAIYRMYAEGLNVTVDTILKEIRERQIDYYGGRSSLHKLLKKMGFSWTTVDGRKALIENENIVLQRIDFLRKYKEEKERGANFIFVDETWIFQRGKALIYLKICSVVQYKVFHFHFIYFSGTVSKSWQDKSLQSAKRRTVGDGKRFIVVNAGGRTGFVPGAGLLFVSGQKTADYHGEMNGETFLMWFEDMLVHLEEPSVIIMDNASYHSTQMGEVCGSRGEANSSRLGERSPHRQRHHSSTHHPPRQG from the exons atgatggaatttgttatcgttttgatattttgtgtggttcttgtgattgctgtaatggtaattggttccgggatggggaaagctacttcttcgcagcgtcagatggacatcattaacgtcgctcagaacttatatgttttaattaggaaaggcgacttgaagaaatgtgacgttacgcagacgaccgcgtttcttctcaacatcgcaaagtcaactgttctcaa gtactacaagaaagacattgaagaagtttcaacaccaggaaaaaagaggaaaaaaaggccacaggaaggaaagtcacttgacacagtcgacgatttcacagtaaatgcaatcaggaatgcaatttacaggatgtacgctgaag gtttgaatgttacagtcgacaccattttgaaagaaatcagggaaagacaaatagattattatggtggaagatcaagtcttcataaattgttaaagaagatgggattttcatggacaactgttgatggacgaaaagctttgatagagaatgaaaacatagtattgcagcgaatagatttcttgagaaagtataaagaagaaaaagaaagaggtgccaatttcatatttgttgatgaaacatggattttccagagaggcaaggcattaatttatttgaaaatttgttctgtggtccaatacaaagtatttcatttccatttcatatatttttcaggaactgtatcaaagtcatggcaggacaagagtctacaatctgcgaagagacgtactgttggagatggtaaaaggtttattgttgttaatgctggagggcgcactggctttgtgccaggagcaggattactttttgtttcaggtcagaagactgcagactaccatggcgagatgaatggggaaactttcttgatgtggtttgaagacatgttggtgcatcttgaggaacccagtgtcatcataatggacaatgcttcatatcacagcacccag atgggcgaggtgtgtggatcacgtggagaagctaattcaagcagactgggagagagaagtccacatagacagcggcaccattcctccactcatcatccacctcggcaaggatag
- the LOC134533768 gene encoding uncharacterized protein LOC134533768 isoform X4: MMEFVIVLIFCVVLVIAVMVIGSGMGKATSSQRQMDIINVAQNLYVLIRKGDLKKCDVTQTTAFLLNIAKSTVLKYYKKDIEEVSTPGKKRKKRPQEGKSLDTVDDFTVNAIRNAIYRMYAEGQKTADYHGEMNGETFLMWFEDMLVHLEEPSVIIMDNASYHSTQMGEVCGSRGEANSSRLGERSPHRQRHHSSTHHPPRQG; this comes from the exons atgatggaatttgttatcgttttgatattttgtgtggttcttgtgattgctgtaatggtaattggttccgggatggggaaagctacttcttcgcagcgtcagatggacatcattaacgtcgctcagaacttatatgttttaattaggaaaggcgacttgaagaaatgtgacgttacgcagacgaccgcgtttcttctcaacatcgcaaagtcaactgttctcaa gtactacaagaaagacattgaagaagtttcaacaccaggaaaaaagaggaaaaaaaggccacaggaaggaaagtcacttgacacagtcgacgatttcacagtaaatgcaatcaggaatgcaatttacaggatgtacgctgaag gtcagaagactgcagactaccatggcgagatgaatggggaaactttcttgatgtggtttgaagacatgttggtgcatcttgaggaacccagtgtcatcataatggacaatgcttcatatcacagcacccag atgggcgaggtgtgtggatcacgtggagaagctaattcaagcagactgggagagagaagtccacatagacagcggcaccattcctccactcatcatccacctcggcaaggatag
- the LOC134533768 gene encoding uncharacterized protein LOC134533768 isoform X3: MMEFVIVLIFCVVLVIAVMVIGSGMGKATSSQRQMDIINVAQNLYVLIRKGDLKKCDVTQTTAFLLNIAKSTVLKYYKKDIEEVSTPGKKRKKRPQEGKSLDTVDDFTVNAIRNAIYRMYAEGLNVTVDTILKEIRERQIDYYGGRSSLHKLLKKMGFSWTTVDGRKALIENENIVLQRIDFLRKYKEEKERGTVSKSWQDKSLQSAKRRTVGDGKRFIVVNAGGRTGFVPGAGLLFVSGQKTADYHGEMNGETFLMWFEDMLVHLEEPSVIIMDNASYHSTQMGEVCGSRGEANSSRLGERSPHRQRHHSSTHHPPRQG, translated from the exons atgatggaatttgttatcgttttgatattttgtgtggttcttgtgattgctgtaatggtaattggttccgggatggggaaagctacttcttcgcagcgtcagatggacatcattaacgtcgctcagaacttatatgttttaattaggaaaggcgacttgaagaaatgtgacgttacgcagacgaccgcgtttcttctcaacatcgcaaagtcaactgttctcaa gtactacaagaaagacattgaagaagtttcaacaccaggaaaaaagaggaaaaaaaggccacaggaaggaaagtcacttgacacagtcgacgatttcacagtaaatgcaatcaggaatgcaatttacaggatgtacgctgaag gtttgaatgttacagtcgacaccattttgaaagaaatcagggaaagacaaatagattattatggtggaagatcaagtcttcataaattgttaaagaagatgggattttcatggacaactgttgatggacgaaaagctttgatagagaatgaaaacatagtattgcagcgaatagatttcttgagaaagtataaagaagaaaaagaaagag gaactgtatcaaagtcatggcaggacaagagtctacaatctgcgaagagacgtactgttggagatggtaaaaggtttattgttgttaatgctggagggcgcactggctttgtgccaggagcaggattactttttgtttcaggtcagaagactgcagactaccatggcgagatgaatggggaaactttcttgatgtggtttgaagacatgttggtgcatcttgaggaacccagtgtcatcataatggacaatgcttcatatcacagcacccag atgggcgaggtgtgtggatcacgtggagaagctaattcaagcagactgggagagagaagtccacatagacagcggcaccattcctccactcatcatccacctcggcaaggatag